One stretch of Arachis duranensis cultivar V14167 chromosome 1, aradu.V14167.gnm2.J7QH, whole genome shotgun sequence DNA includes these proteins:
- the LOC107482909 gene encoding uncharacterized protein LOC107482909 produces MGLWTLLEGFLLLANALAILNEDRFLVPKGWGLSDFSSGRTKYFKGELIGLIYATQYLKVPLILLNSICIILKFIYG; encoded by the coding sequence ATGGGTTTGTGGACATTACTTGAGGGGTTCCTGCTTCTTGCAAATGCACTAGCAATACTAAATGAGGACCGATTTCTGGTACCTAAAGGATGGGGCTTATCTGATTTTTCAAGTGGCAGGACAAAATATTTCAAAGGCGAGCTCATAGGTCTTATTTACGCAACTCAATACCTAAAAGTTCCTCTCATACTTCTCAACTCCATCTGCatcattttgaaatttatttatggATAA